CAACACTCCTAAGCCGGACCTGTACCTAGGAGGACGAGAGCAACCGTTGTCGATGGCAATCTACCACGGCTACACTGAGATCGTCGCCCTGCTGTTGAAGGCCGGTGTGGACATCAACCGCGAGTGCCAGGACCCTTATACTCTGCTCGAATGGGCCATAAAGCATAACTGTGAAGGCGCCGTACCATTGATCCTGGAGTACCAGCCGAAGCTAGACCGGGAATATAGCTCGGGGATAGGTGTCTTGCACTTCATCAACCAGAAAACCAAAGTGGCCACTGTCAAGCATCTAATCCGTTGTGGCGCCAATCCCAAAGACGCGAACAAAAAAGGGGAGTGCGCGATCTGGGTCGCCGTGCGGGCTAACAATGAGCTCGTCACCGAATATCTGGCGTCAGTTTTGATCGGACAACTGAATAAAGTCGTGGGAGAAGGCACAGTTTTCCATATTGCATGTCGTTACGGGAGCCTGAACATGGTGCGCATCCTGGCCGAGGCTGGGGCAGATGTCAATTTTGCGGCACCGGGGGGTGGCGAGACCCCGTTGCAGGCGGCCTGCGGCCGTGAAGTCGATGGCTCCAAGTTGAACGACACCCTGGAGGTTATCCGGTATTTGATTCATAATGGGGCCCGTGTCAACGATGGGGGCTGGAATTTGCGATCGCCCTTGCATAAGGCGTGTTTGAGTAGCGCGCCAGAGGTCATAAAACTTCTCTTGGCGGAAGGAGCTGATGCCGACTGCAAGGACTCGGTTGGGAGGACTCCTGCTCGTCTCGTATGTTATCGGGGGCTAGAGTACTACCACGCATTAAGCCCCAGTATCAATGCCCTCGTGGCCCGAGACTCGATGGGTCGCACGGCATTGCACTACGCCGTGATTAGTGGAGTCGtggagctggtggaggaggcccTGGAGGGCCACAAACAGCATCCTGGTTATCAGGACACATATCTGGGTTTGGTTGTtaaagatggatggacgcCGTTGCATTGGGCGGCAAGATGTGTCTCTCCTTTGACTGATAAGAGGAAAGATATGGTTCCTATGATAGAGTATCTGATAGAACTAGGTTACGATCTCGCCGCTAAAGGTAAAGCAAGGGATACGGAGTGGACGCCAGTGGAAGTCGCGATATATCACGACGCTGACCAGGAGGTCAAAGAACGCCTGGTGCCGGATGATCTCGAAGTGAATCAACTGCTACCTGGCACTGATTTCAAGCGCAGTTTCTTCTGTGGCGGTTGCTTTCTGCCCGTCGTCGGTTTCAATATGAAGTGCCAGGTATGTGATAATTTCTGGCTCTGTTTCAAGTGTCAAGCCTATAGGGAGTCCTTGCATCCTGCGGATCATGATTTGGAGCAGTTCTGTGATGAGTACGACTGGGGGGCGAAAGAGTGGGTGCCAGTGGAACGATACATTCCTTGTGACAGCCCTATTCTCACTTTGGAACTACCGGCGGATTCTCCCCTGGCCTAGAAGCTGAGCTTGTCTTTCGAACACTATGATTGGGATGCATGTTATGGGTGAGAACGATGTCTATCCTCGATCGTAGGTATgaaagatggatgggtggcAAGCTAGTGCTAATTCCACCTTTCTGATATCATCAACACATCGATGCCCAACCTTTCCCTTGGAACAAGCATAGTGTGGGATGAAAACTTCCCCCAGTATCAAGTGATAAGATAACATACAATCTTAATGAACCAGTGTTCCGTGCGCCGGAGTCCGTAAGTTAGCCCGACATGATTTCAGGAGTCCATCCCAAGATAAGATGGCTCAAGCTTGGCAATGCTTGTGCTTTTAGTGTCTTGCCCATTGATTGTAAGTCCATTACAGGCAGGAATTCATGTCATCTTTGACTAGTCGATGCCAAAAGAGTCGTAGGCCGGTAACAGTGGAACCAAtcagataattataattcgCTAGTCGGAGATAGTTTGGTAGTGGCAGCTATCTGCGACTAACGAGCCAGGGGTCCTGTTGTGCCTACGGTGGTAAATAAATTGCAAAGATAAGGCATCTGAGGTTCATTGGGTCACCTGAATTGCGTATGTTCCCGTAGTGTACTAATAGTATACTAATTGCGCACTTAAAAGGAACCATAGCACGTATTTCTTcaccccaacatccccattgttccttcttctttcctatcATTGTACCTGTCAACTAACATGGCATGCGCCTCAGATAGTGACAATTTCTTTGGTCCCCGTGTCAGCCCCGAGTGTCGTCCATTCGATTTCACCCTGCTTTTTGAGGATAGTCTCTTTGGGCTGCTTCCAGCTGCACTCTTCCTTGTTCTGGTTCCCCAGCGCCTGCAAGTCCTTCGTAATTCTCAAGTCAAGTTGCACTCTTTTCGGTTGGCAGTTGTAAAGCTGGTAGGTTATAGGTAATACTGCAAATGATCGTTGACTGAATGTGAGCCTTTAGATACTGCTGGGTGTACTGTTCGTTCTACATATTCTGTACACGGCTTTGCGTGTCGAAGACCCGGATCTCCATACCCGCGCAGGACTTGCCTCGGGAATTGTGAATATTATTGCGACTGGGGCGGCAATTTTGCTCTCATTTTTCGAGGATCAGCGCTCGGTAAAGCCATCCGATCTCTTAGTAGTCTACTACTCAACAGAAGTACTGCTCTCACTACCCCAGCTCCGCTCGTTGTGGCAGATTCCTACAGCCAGTGTAGCTTGTCGAACATTATGGACCATCATTCTCATTTTCAATGTCGGAGTACTCATTTCCGAGTCCACACATAAATTCCGGTTCTTGCGGCCGATGTATCAGAAACCAACTAAAGAAGGGGTTTTGGGATTCTGGGGTCAGAGCTTCTTCATTTGGGTGCTCCCGGTTCTTCAGAATGGATACTCAAAAGTGCTGGGAATTGACGACATCCCAGAAATGGATGCCGATCAACGAGCACAATCAACTCAGGAACAGCTAGAGAAGGCTTGGGGAGCTAGGAGTAGTAATCATCGGCTGCTCCTTTCTACTTTCTATGCCTATCGCAGAACATTCCTGTCAGCAATCGTGCCTCGCCTATGTCTCTCGGCCTTCAGCTTCTGTCAGCCATTCCTCATTACCGCCACAATTGACTATATACAAAATGACAAGACGTCAAATAGCAAGAATCGCGGTCAAGCCATTGTAGGGGCATACGTTCTGGTCTATTTAGGCTGGGCTGTAAGTGGTCTACGGTTATAATAATCGACACACCCGAGACTAACATACCCTTCAAGATCTCCACCGCGGTGTATTGGCGCCAAACCAATCGGTTCAACACAAAGGTTCGCTCCGGTTTAATTGCTATGGTTTTCAATCAGACATCACGTCTCAAAGCCAGCGACATCAACGATTCCGCAGCGATCACTCTCATGGGAACCGATGTAGAAAGGATTGTACAGAGTCAGAAGACAATCCACGAGACATGGGCCTCGGTCCTTGAAGTGGGTATCGCAATCTGGTTACTAGAGCGGCAGCTTCTCATCGCCTGTGTTGTTCCAGCGGTTATTGCAATAGGTACCTACTATTCCGTTCATGCGAGTCAATAATTGACCGAACTCGACTAACATGGGATAGTCTCGGTGTTGGCCATTGGGCCAATTTCTAACAGATCAGGTCAGGCTCAAAAGCTATGGGTTGAATGCGTCCAAGCGAGAGTGACAGAGACATCCAGTATGCTACGAGATATCAAGCCCATCAAGATGCTCGGTCTATCTCAGGTCATGTTCCAGACTATATCCAACTTGCGGAAGATCGAGCTGAAGACTTCTGAGCGCTTTCGGAAGTTGCTCATATGGGAAATTGTCATATGTAGGGGAGAAATCCATCTACTTGATAGCGTTGGTAGACTGATTTTTCACCAGCTAATGTGCCGACCGACTTTGCTCCGTTTGCCACCTTCGCCATCTATACTATAATCGCGGTCGCAACGCATAATAAGACACTGCTTTCCAGTCAGGCTTTTACATCGCTTTCGCTGATATCCCTTGTGACCAGCCCACTCCTTACCTTTATCCAGTCTGTTCCTGCTGTGCGGCAAGCGATGGCTTGTTACCTCCGCATTGAGGAATACTGTGCAAAGCAGTCGGAGTTACTCGGCACGTGTACAGGGTCGCCCACACCTTCCTCTATTCATGTTGAGATTGCAGTGGAGTTGCAATCGCTCCAACCGAAATCGGGATCCGAGAACGTCCCAATCTCCTTCGAGCGAGCTAACATTGCATGGTCCAAGTCCGGCGAAAACAAGCTTCACGACATAACCCTGCGTGTCGGACCAGGGGTTACCATGCTGACTGGGCCAGTGGGCTCCGGAAAATCCACCTTGCTCTCTAGCCTACTAAGGGAAACGGTAGTAACATCTGGAGACCTACGGATTGCAGATTCTCGACTGGCATACTGTTCCCAAGTCCCTTGGATTATCGATGATACAGTTCGCCAAAACATTATCCTCGGGTCACGATTCGATCCCAAATGGTATGAGGTGGCTATTTGGGCTTGTGGTCTCAAAGAAGAGCTGTCGAATATGCCGGATGGAGATCTGTACCGTGCAGGGACCGATGGCCTTTCACTGAGTGGCGGTCAAAAGCAGCGAATTGCACTGTGCCGTGCTATCTACTCGAGGAAACGACTCGTGGTCCTGGACGACGTCTTCAGCGGTCTCGACCCGAATAATAACAGCATGATTGCTACACGCTTGTTTGGCCCAGGCGGATATTTTCGCAAATACGGGATGACTGTTCTCCTAGCAACTCATACAGGTAAGTTTGtgactttccttttttcGAATGCGAAGACCATGTATCCTTACATTGGAAAGACCGCCTACTCCAATATGCAGATGAGATCGTCGTTCTCGAAGGAGGCAGAATCGTGAAGAACGGGTCGTTCGAAAACGTGATGCAACTCCAAAACCCCGCAAGCGCGGACAGGTCCCCAGTGAGCACTGTCGATATTCCTGAACACGAGGAGACCACGACtcaagaggatgaggtgaacGACACCGCTGCAAAGCCTTCAGTTCCAGACGCTTCGAGCCCTCTACGACGCGAAGGGACTTGGATGGTGTACAAGTACTACTATCAGAGTGCAGGGTTCATTCCGTTTGCAACCTGTCTAGCTTTCGTTGTTGTGGAGGCAATCAGTGGGGATTTTAAAAGTACGTCCAGAGTATTTATGTTCCTCTTTTACATCTCTCAGGCTGATGTCTCGTCTTAATTAGCTCTATGGATCAAGTGGTGGGTGGAGACCAATGAAAGGAGTCCTAACAAAGACGTGGGTATGTATTTGGGGATATATGCTCTGCTCTTCGTGATACAGCTAGTAGGTACCGTGGGTGGATTGTGGTATGTACATTCTAATTATTCAAGACAATTTCGTCGATTTCTGGATAACTAATTTGCACCATGACTGTCACAGGCTTCTGATCATGAACATGATCAACAACACTGCATTAAATCTCCATACAGATCTTCTGTCTGCGACACTCAGGTATGCTCAAATAATCTCTTCAAATTTCACATGTCGTTGCTGACCATTCATGGCAGTGCGCCGTTCAAAGACACAGAAATCGGTGCCTTAACCAACAGATTCAGTCAAGATATGGAATTGATTGACATGATGCTACCGTTAGTGGCATCTATGTTCTTGACGGGTAATGTTCTTCCCCCTTTTCCATATTTGCCTTCTATTAAACTACCGAAAAAGCGGGGTTTGGGGACGGCTGGGTTTAAGAAGCTAACGCCAATCAACGTAGGATTGGCAAGCTGCGTGGTCAAACTGGTCATTCTCTGCATCGTCAGCAAATACCTAGCAGTTGCAGTCCCTGTGCTTCTGGCCAGTATAGTGATCCTCCAGAGATATTACCTTCGTACTTCTCGACAGGTGCGACTACTGGATCTGGAAGCCAAGGCGTCTCTTTATACGCATTTCACGGAAGCAGTGCACGGAGTCACCACTCTCCGGGCTTTTGGGATGGAACACTGGCTCCAGGAGAAGATGCATATGCTCCTCAATAATTCACAAAGACCCTTTTATATGCTGTACTGCATACAGCAATGGCTGACACTTGTAATGGGCTTGATTGTTGCGGCTTCGGCAGTCATTATCGTTGCGATGACAACCTCTTTGGCCGACCAGTATAATGGTGCAGCGGTCGGTGTCGCCCTTAGCTTGATTCTCACCTTCAACAGCACGATTTCGAGCACTCTCCGGTCATGGACTAGTCTAGAGACCACCATCGGGGCAGTTTCGCGAGTTCGTCGATTTGTGCAAGACACTCCCCGTGAGGCAAAAAATGACCCGGTGGGAGGTGTAGTCCCTCGAGCACTGGGTCAATCCCAGTTCACGATCGCATTCGACAACGTAACAGCAGGATACGGGTAAGCTTTCCATTCCTCTAGCCACCTAACCTCTGCTTTCAACCCAATCGCGGGTGTCTCCTGC
The window above is part of the Aspergillus luchuensis IFO 4308 DNA, chromosome 8, nearly complete sequence genome. Proteins encoded here:
- a CDS encoding uncharacterized protein (COG:Q;~EggNog:ENOG410PM7A;~InterPro:IPR017871,IPR027417,IPR003593,IPR011527, IPR003439,IPR036640;~PFAM:PF00005,PF00664;~TransMembrane:17 (o24-45i66-85o97-117i129-147o153-173i194-211o265-286i307-327o401-422i485-512o524-542i875-894o925-947i992-1015o1021-1041i1105-1126o1132-1151i);~go_component: GO:0016021 - integral component of membrane [Evidence IEA];~go_function: GO:0005524 - ATP binding [Evidence IEA];~go_function: GO:0016887 - ATPase activity [Evidence IEA];~go_function: GO:0042626 - ATPase-coupled transmembrane transporter activity [Evidence IEA];~go_process: GO:0055085 - transmembrane transport [Evidence IEA]) → MACASDSDNFFGPRVSPECRPFDFTLLFEDSLFGLLPAALFLVLVPQRLQVLRNSQVKLHSFRLAVVKLILLGVLFVLHILYTALRVEDPDLHTRAGLASGIVNIIATGAAILLSFFEDQRSVKPSDLLVVYYSTEVLLSLPQLRSLWQIPTASVACRTLWTIILIFNVGVLISESTHKFRFLRPMYQKPTKEGVLGFWGQSFFIWVLPVLQNGYSKVLGIDDIPEMDADQRAQSTQEQLEKAWGARSSNHRLLLSTFYAYRRTFLSAIVPRLCLSAFSFCQPFLITATIDYIQNDKTSNSKNRGQAIVGAYVLVYLGWAISTAVYWRQTNRFNTKVRSGLIAMVFNQTSRLKASDINDSAAITLMGTDVERIVQSQKTIHETWASVLEVGIAIWLLERQLLIACVVPAVIAIVSVLAIGPISNRSGQAQKLWVECVQARVTETSSMLRDIKPIKMLGLSQVMFQTISNLRKIELKTSERFRKLLIWEIVISNVPTDFAPFATFAIYTIIAVATHNKTLLSSQAFTSLSLISLVTSPLLTFIQSVPAVRQAMACYLRIEEYCAKQSELLGTCTGSPTPSSIHVEIAVELQSLQPKSGSENVPISFERANIAWSKSGENKLHDITLRVGPGVTMLTGPVGSGKSTLLSSLLRETVVTSGDLRIADSRLAYCSQVPWIIDDTVRQNIILGSRFDPKWYEVAIWACGLKEELSNMPDGDLYRAGTDGLSLSGGQKQRIALCRAIYSRKRLVVLDDVFSGLDPNNNSMIATRLFGPGGYFRKYGMTVLLATHTDRLLQYADEIVVLEGGRIVKNGSFENVMQLQNPASADRSPVSTVDIPEHEETTTQEDEVNDTAAKPSVPDASSPLRREGTWMVYKYYYQSAGFIPFATCLAFVVVEAISGDFKTLWIKWWVETNERSPNKDVGMYLGIYALLFVIQLVGTVGGLWLLIMNMINNTALNLHTDLLSATLSAPFKDTEIGALTNRFSQDMELIDMMLPLVASMFLTGLASCVVKLVILCIVSKYLAVAVPVLLASIVILQRYYLRTSRQVRLLDLEAKASLYTHFTEAVHGVTTLRAFGMEHWLQEKMHMLLNNSQRPFYMLYCIQQWLTLVMGLIVAASAVIIVAMTTSLADQYNGAAVGVALSLILTFNSTISSTLRSWTSLETTIGAVSRVRRFVQDTPREAKNDPVGGVVPRALGQSQFTIAFDNVTAGYGQASPPVLKNLSLTIRHGEKVAICGASGSGKSSIIMSLLRMSEIQSGKIAIGGCDISELERQAIHSAINVIPQDPFLLSGTVRFNLDPFGMATDERITSGLQKVDLWSRISTDGGLDMDMSSISTWSVGERQLFALARALVVPRPILILDEATSSVDRETEAFMQEIIEQNFRHQTVIAVIHRFAHIDRFDRVAFLEDGEMLECDAPQALLGRDCNFRQLYRAWERA
- a CDS encoding uncharacterized protein (COG:M;~EggNog:ENOG410PWIM;~InterPro:IPR002110,IPR036770,IPR020683,IPR000433;~PFAM:PF12796,PF00023,PF13637,PF13606;~go_function: GO:0005515 - protein binding [Evidence IEA];~go_function: GO:0008270 - zinc ion binding [Evidence IEA]); this encodes MNMSELKRELCRRCKKGTKTLMAAVREGHKECVQIILADHERFPVSDATKALGYAVRYNQIEIARLVLEAGANPSPELDGETWETSPLHYATDKGNLEMVKLLLEFKADVNQLDLYTRMTPLTTATELGHIGIVRCLVESEADVSLKKNAYDEAPLHVATRLGHLEITRLLLSRGADVDIQCSGGYPLYFACKGNHVEVVRVLLANTPKPDLYLGGREQPLSMAIYHGYTEIVALLLKAGVDINRECQDPYTLLEWAIKHNCEGAVPLILEYQPKLDREYSSGIGVLHFINQKTKVATVKHLIRCGANPKDANKKGECAIWVAVRANNELVTEYLASVLIGQLNKVVGEGTVFHIACRYGSLNMVRILAEAGADVNFAAPGGGETPLQAACGREVDGSKLNDTLEVIRYLIHNGARVNDGGWNLRSPLHKACLSSAPEVIKLLLAEGADADCKDSVGRTPARLVCYRGLEYYHALSPSINALVARDSMGRTALHYAVISGVVELVEEALEGHKQHPGYQDTYLGLVVKDGWTPLHWAARCVSPLTDKRKDMVPMIEYLIELGYDLAAKGKARDTEWTPVEVAIYHDADQEVKERLVPDDLEVNQLLPGTDFKRSFFCGGCFLPVVGFNMKCQVCDNFWLCFKCQAYRESLHPADHDLEQFCDEYDWGAKEWVPVERYIPCDSPILTLELPADSPLA